One Legionella hackeliae genomic region harbors:
- a CDS encoding GNAT family N-acetyltransferase: MYECESSLQPLIVLITGASGIGKTTLLKEIEQQYPKETISSHFFDSIGVPSFDDMIQQYGSTEKWQEVTTRRWIERLSQIHDKKLIFLEGQFNPEFALIPLKEHGIKNYLLICLHTEQAMREHRLSVLRNQPELADIHMNNWALFLKEKTIEMGGVILDSSQDSINMLVMELMELVRKKLQLEIECKEISFSYPGLSHLLEPSVGCPTPEKMEQVLLSYTQSGQHLVGAFLKNDLVGVIGLHLEESFAIIRHIAVIEVYRNQGIGKNMLMYVLNHFSIQMLRAETDDEAYGFYQQCGFRCEAFMNKHGKRYTCYLDK, from the coding sequence ATGTATGAATGCGAGTCTTCTTTACAGCCATTGATTGTACTCATTACCGGAGCATCGGGAATCGGGAAAACAACGCTACTTAAAGAAATCGAACAGCAATATCCCAAGGAGACCATTTCTTCTCATTTTTTTGACAGCATTGGTGTCCCCAGCTTTGATGACATGATCCAACAATATGGCTCAACCGAAAAATGGCAAGAGGTCACTACAAGACGCTGGATTGAGCGTTTAAGTCAGATTCATGATAAAAAGCTGATTTTTCTTGAAGGGCAATTTAATCCCGAGTTTGCTTTAATACCACTTAAAGAGCACGGCATAAAAAATTATTTACTGATTTGCTTACACACGGAGCAAGCCATGCGAGAGCATCGGTTGAGTGTACTTCGCAATCAACCTGAGTTAGCAGATATCCACATGAACAATTGGGCTCTATTTCTTAAAGAGAAAACTATTGAAATGGGTGGCGTTATTCTTGATTCTTCGCAGGACAGCATCAATATGCTTGTCATGGAACTTATGGAGTTGGTTAGGAAAAAATTGCAGCTTGAGATTGAGTGTAAAGAAATTTCATTTTCTTATCCCGGATTGTCCCATCTCCTTGAACCAAGCGTTGGATGCCCAACACCTGAAAAAATGGAACAAGTACTTCTATCCTATACTCAATCAGGCCAGCATCTTGTAGGGGCGTTTTTAAAAAATGACTTAGTTGGTGTGATTGGTCTTCATTTAGAGGAGAGTTTTGCCATAATCAGACATATTGCGGTAATTGAAGTATATAGAAACCAAGGAATAGGTAAGAACATGCTGATGTATGTACTCAATCATTTTTCAATACAAATGCTTCGCGCTGAAACAGATGATGAGGCTTACGGTTTTTATCAGCAATGTGGATTTCGATGTGAGGCATTTATGAATAAGCATGGTAAACGTTACACCTGCTATTTAGACAAATAA
- a CDS encoding LysE family transporter, whose amino-acid sequence MQEFFSISLLIILAAISPGPDFAVVTKNSLFHSRKTGIYTALGVSVSLLIHAVYCILGLALIISQSLLAFSIIKYLGATYLIYIGIKGLIAKREITKLDDQKSKPSLTPLSAFYQGLLCNLLNPKAIMFLLAFFTLIVKPGHSLWVEMAYGFEIAIIHMIWFSSLSMMMTHLAIKTNLNRIQFYIVKAMGAVLVAFGVRIATLSQAIMLPAAVLE is encoded by the coding sequence ATGCAAGAATTTTTCTCCATCAGTTTATTAATTATTTTAGCCGCTATCTCTCCGGGCCCTGATTTTGCTGTAGTGACTAAGAATTCCTTATTCCATTCCAGAAAAACTGGAATTTATACAGCACTAGGAGTTTCTGTGAGCTTATTGATTCATGCTGTCTATTGTATTCTTGGTCTTGCCTTGATTATTTCTCAATCTTTGTTGGCATTTAGTATTATTAAATATCTTGGAGCTACTTATTTGATTTATATTGGTATTAAGGGATTGATAGCTAAACGAGAAATCACAAAATTAGATGATCAAAAATCTAAACCTTCACTCACACCGTTATCCGCATTTTACCAAGGATTACTATGTAATCTCTTAAATCCTAAGGCCATTATGTTTTTGTTGGCTTTTTTTACTCTAATTGTTAAACCGGGCCACTCTTTATGGGTTGAAATGGCTTATGGTTTTGAAATCGCCATCATTCATATGATTTGGTTTTCCAGCTTAAGTATGATGATGACGCATCTTGCGATTAAAACGAACTTAAACCGAATTCAATTTTATATTGTGAAAGCAATGGGTGCTGTTCTTGTGGCATTTGGTGTTCGTATTGCAACATTAAGTCAAGCAATAATGTTACCAGCGGCAGTCTTGGAGTAG
- a CDS encoding GNAT family N-acetyltransferase, with translation MTNFLETDRLIIKLTSLSDFENILALRSDPEVQKYTTQPPATKQDVQRFLDWVIPYQKKHGHGMASVFEKKTGDFVGQAGIFHIGHWDLQPEIEIGYRFHVKHWGKGFATEVTRALVAWGFDHLNIDTIVSFVETENSASKRVLEKCGFHHIGLKQCHYGMLERYEIYRQK, from the coding sequence ATGACAAATTTTCTCGAGACAGATAGGTTGATAATCAAGCTTACATCACTCAGTGATTTTGAAAATATTCTTGCGCTTCGATCTGATCCTGAGGTGCAGAAGTACACCACACAGCCGCCTGCAACAAAACAAGATGTGCAGCGATTTTTAGATTGGGTTATCCCCTATCAAAAAAAGCACGGCCATGGGATGGCATCTGTATTCGAAAAAAAGACGGGGGATTTTGTTGGGCAAGCAGGTATTTTTCACATTGGCCACTGGGATCTGCAGCCGGAGATTGAAATTGGCTACCGCTTCCATGTAAAACACTGGGGAAAAGGGTTTGCCACAGAAGTGACTCGGGCGCTAGTAGCATGGGGATTTGATCATCTTAATATAGACACAATTGTTTCTTTCGTGGAAACAGAGAATTCTGCATCAAAACGTGTCTTGGAAAAATGTGGGTTTCATCATATTGGGCTTAAACAATGTCACTATGGAATGCTTGAAAGATATGAGATTTATAGGCAGAAGTAG
- a CDS encoding LIM domain-containing protein has protein sequence MNRQELSKKVIGIVNRVLQEKQYVSSIDILLGLGYLSPSILDDWRRGRFSYLEQRLQANLNKLSFAIQCFHQWAKQTGLLPRETAYVQKACSSTIHLKFSKSGQDTIERRYRTHYISPKLTQQKQQRLMEKVEKSTEPVVYIIVSESKCTQCKKDLPKGSFLMMDENNPYCMACTPYKDLVFLPAGDALITRRAKKYSDKSLIVVKFSRARKRYERQGLLVTDEALRRVQDHSMVASID, from the coding sequence ATGAATCGCCAAGAATTATCTAAAAAAGTGATTGGCATTGTCAATAGAGTTTTACAAGAAAAACAATATGTTTCAAGCATCGATATTTTACTGGGGCTTGGCTACCTATCGCCTAGTATTTTAGATGATTGGCGACGTGGACGATTTTCTTATTTAGAACAACGGCTACAAGCCAATCTGAACAAATTAAGTTTTGCGATACAATGTTTCCATCAATGGGCAAAGCAAACCGGATTATTGCCACGAGAAACTGCATACGTACAAAAAGCGTGCTCGAGCACCATTCATTTAAAATTTAGCAAAAGCGGGCAAGACACTATTGAAAGACGCTATCGCACACATTACATTTCACCAAAACTCACGCAACAAAAACAACAACGGCTAATGGAGAAGGTTGAAAAATCCACTGAACCCGTTGTTTACATTATTGTGAGCGAATCCAAATGCACTCAATGTAAAAAAGACCTACCAAAAGGCAGCTTTCTGATGATGGATGAAAACAATCCTTATTGCATGGCCTGTACCCCTTATAAAGACTTAGTTTTCTTGCCTGCTGGGGATGCACTAATTACACGTAGAGCTAAGAAATACTCTGATAAGTCATTAATAGTCGTAAAATTCAGTCGTGCAAGAAAAAGATATGAGCGTCAAGGTTTATTGGTAACTGATGAGGCGCTGCGAAGAGTTCAAGATCATTCGATGGTTGCATCAATTGATTAA
- a CDS encoding alpha/beta hydrolase yields MPKYDSPYLQHLIEKLAVAISTEENDQIWQRLETPIIEDVSNQPEQCLVTFIYREKSDKKTIYLWSTFTGLPCSLQSQFKAIPNTDIRYLTLILPRTFRSAYNVLIVDKDTAKVEFSEQENTESLYPIPTGKFKESQMLLMHLFNQGCVQTDPRNKREITYYMDYDNPGEFFGKESIIELPNVSTFVTDCSLDKAKEHRERCKKEHRFFSFELNFLETRLKNVPGYYENPEQSIRKYWVYLPPDYDKQATPYPMILFLDGSDYLNPMPAPLILDKLIQEENIPPCVAVFLEYSSIHRMHEYNCNDVFTSFLVHDFVPMLHDKNQLNITQDARLITIVGQSASGLAAFYAALTNPTMFGNAISLSPSLEMQKLTDLEQKIEKHYKENPNTQFIFDIGTYETIPVDLEFEDGSTQSISTFEANRRIADLMEKKGMLIHKSEFIGGHNYGCWCANLPVHIQTIFEHRKVVTPSQQNSNQI; encoded by the coding sequence ATGCCAAAATATGATTCACCTTATTTACAACATCTTATTGAGAAATTAGCTGTAGCGATTTCTACAGAAGAAAACGATCAAATTTGGCAAAGGCTTGAAACACCCATTATTGAAGATGTTTCAAATCAGCCAGAGCAGTGTTTGGTCACTTTTATATATAGAGAGAAAAGCGATAAAAAAACAATTTATTTGTGGTCTACCTTTACTGGATTACCTTGTTCTTTGCAAAGTCAATTTAAGGCGATTCCAAACACTGATATTAGATATTTAACTTTGATATTGCCCCGTACTTTTCGCTCTGCATATAACGTACTAATTGTTGATAAAGATACTGCAAAAGTGGAATTCTCTGAACAAGAAAACACTGAAAGCCTCTATCCCATTCCAACAGGAAAATTCAAAGAATCACAAATGTTATTAATGCACTTATTTAATCAAGGCTGCGTTCAAACTGATCCAAGAAATAAACGGGAAATAACCTATTACATGGATTATGACAATCCCGGAGAATTTTTTGGCAAGGAATCCATTATTGAGCTACCTAATGTATCAACTTTTGTAACTGATTGTTCTTTAGATAAAGCAAAGGAACATCGTGAGCGATGTAAAAAAGAACATCGATTTTTTTCTTTCGAGCTGAACTTCTTGGAAACTCGTTTAAAAAATGTTCCAGGCTATTACGAAAATCCTGAACAATCGATACGAAAATATTGGGTCTATTTGCCTCCTGATTACGATAAACAGGCAACACCTTACCCTATGATTTTATTTTTAGATGGTAGTGATTATTTAAATCCTATGCCGGCACCGCTTATTTTAGATAAGCTCATTCAAGAGGAAAATATTCCTCCTTGTGTTGCGGTGTTCCTCGAATACTCAAGCATTCATCGTATGCATGAATACAACTGTAATGACGTATTCACCTCATTTTTAGTGCATGATTTTGTTCCGATGTTACATGATAAGAACCAATTAAATATCACTCAAGACGCAAGGTTAATAACAATTGTTGGGCAAAGTGCCAGTGGCTTAGCTGCTTTTTATGCCGCTTTAACCAATCCAACGATGTTTGGCAATGCTATTTCTTTATCACCTTCCTTGGAAATGCAAAAATTGACTGATTTAGAACAAAAGATTGAAAAACACTATAAAGAAAATCCTAATACGCAATTTATTTTTGATATTGGTACTTATGAAACCATCCCGGTAGACTTAGAATTCGAAGATGGTTCTACTCAATCCATCTCCACGTTTGAAGCGAATCGAAGAATTGCTGATTTAATGGAAAAGAAAGGAATGCTTATCCATAAGTCTGAATTTATTGGCGGTCATAATTATGGTTGTTGGTGTGCCAATTTGCCTGTTCATATACAAACCATTTTTGAACACAGAAAAGTGGTAACACCCTCACAACAAAACTCAAATCAGATATAA
- a CDS encoding shikimate kinase, producing the protein MNQPQRIFIVGHHGAGKGLLAKSVAQLLGWQFVDADLGLESHVGRHLYEILGSHGSEAFYECQFDILKSLCTQEHIVVTTDSSVVLALKNCQLLRNEMTVFLDVSTPVQIERTARNSANLLPVPSWRDFFDQLHDERDSLYKEVATLTVHGDDGKLEEHTRCIAKAILGNEKMLPQKTILEKKDFTLYHKVSHTRVDLSEQQAIYLKLLAQGKTAKEIAREAHVSYRTVEGIIAKLMDSLGCSSSKELIALYHEQP; encoded by the coding sequence ATGAATCAACCTCAACGAATTTTTATTGTTGGTCATCATGGTGCCGGTAAAGGATTATTAGCAAAGTCCGTAGCCCAATTATTAGGATGGCAATTTGTCGATGCAGATTTAGGATTAGAGTCTCATGTTGGACGTCATTTGTATGAAATACTCGGAAGCCACGGAAGTGAAGCTTTTTATGAGTGTCAGTTTGACATATTAAAGTCTCTATGCACGCAAGAGCACATTGTTGTAACCACCGACTCTAGTGTTGTTCTAGCTTTAAAAAACTGTCAATTATTGCGAAATGAAATGACTGTATTTTTGGATGTGAGTACTCCGGTTCAGATCGAGCGCACTGCACGCAATTCAGCAAATTTATTGCCTGTACCCAGTTGGAGAGACTTTTTTGACCAATTACATGACGAGCGCGATAGCCTATATAAAGAAGTGGCCACGCTGACTGTTCATGGAGATGATGGCAAATTAGAAGAGCATACGCGTTGTATTGCGAAAGCTATTTTGGGAAATGAAAAAATGCTGCCCCAAAAAACAATTTTGGAGAAAAAAGATTTCACGTTATACCATAAAGTATCTCATACGAGAGTTGATTTATCTGAGCAACAAGCCATATATCTTAAGTTGTTGGCTCAAGGAAAAACGGCTAAGGAAATTGCGCGTGAAGCCCATGTTTCTTATAGGACAGTCGAAGGAATTATTGCTAAATTGATGGATTCGTTAGGATGCTCTTCGAGTAAAGAATTAATTGCTTTATACCATGAACAACCATAA
- a CDS encoding GNAT family N-acetyltransferase, with protein MHQYVELREYQVRDYYFNLTEELVLGKIAMFFSYKHSLEKILIAKITNKSLITISTSKYSMPNYLHLTLQSERLQLIPVSLKYAEDLCKEFTAEITEHMWPSAPKTQEEINQHISEQQIKMQAGSEIALAIINKENQNFLGYACLHQANTKTPELGIWLKKSAHGFHYGFEAMNLLKTWAETNLVYDYLKYPVVRQNISSRKIAEKMGGIIEDEYIKTSESGKLLDEVEYRFYGATMTNTQSKINITAALVRELITQQFPQWGQLPIQAVNNSGWDNKTFHLGTEMLIRMPSSAEYAGQVEKEQTWLPKLAPLLPLPIPAPLAMGKPNELYPWKWSINRWLPGETAAATPINDLSEFAYDLALFLKALQSINSMGGPIAGPQSFYRGGDLAVYDSETRKAIEDLKDTIDFRAATEIWEKALSTSWQNPPLWVHGDISVGNLLLSQGKLSAVIDFGQLAIGDPACDLAIAWTLFEGKSRRIFLETLELDPDTWARGRTWALWKAMMYLVNQQTEMNFEAKRALRTIHELVEDHRQ; from the coding sequence ATGCATCAATACGTAGAACTACGTGAGTATCAAGTACGGGATTATTATTTTAATCTAACAGAAGAATTAGTTTTGGGAAAAATAGCAATGTTTTTCTCTTACAAGCATTCACTTGAGAAGATACTCATTGCTAAAATAACAAACAAATCATTGATAACAATTTCTACGAGTAAGTATTCTATGCCTAACTATCTGCATCTCACCTTACAATCCGAACGCCTTCAGTTAATTCCTGTTTCACTAAAATATGCAGAAGATTTATGTAAAGAATTTACTGCTGAAATTACAGAGCACATGTGGCCAAGTGCCCCGAAAACACAAGAGGAAATTAATCAGCACATTTCTGAACAGCAAATTAAAATGCAAGCAGGCTCAGAAATCGCATTGGCCATCATCAATAAAGAGAACCAGAATTTTTTAGGATATGCCTGCCTACACCAAGCAAATACGAAGACACCTGAATTAGGCATTTGGTTAAAGAAAAGTGCTCATGGATTTCATTATGGTTTTGAAGCGATGAATTTATTAAAAACCTGGGCTGAAACTAATCTAGTTTATGATTATCTAAAATATCCTGTTGTAAGACAAAATATCTCTAGCCGGAAAATTGCTGAAAAAATGGGTGGCATTATTGAAGATGAATACATCAAAACAAGTGAGTCAGGCAAGTTGCTTGATGAAGTAGAATATCGATTTTATGGTGCAACAATGACGAATACACAATCCAAAATAAATATTACTGCAGCCTTAGTACGTGAGCTCATTACACAACAATTTCCACAGTGGGGTCAGCTACCTATTCAAGCTGTAAACAATAGCGGTTGGGACAATAAAACCTTTCATTTAGGTACAGAAATGCTCATTCGCATGCCCAGTAGCGCCGAATACGCAGGGCAAGTGGAAAAAGAACAAACATGGTTACCCAAATTAGCCCCACTTCTTCCTCTTCCAATACCCGCCCCACTTGCGATGGGAAAACCCAATGAACTGTACCCTTGGAAGTGGTCCATTAATCGTTGGCTTCCTGGGGAAACGGCAGCAGCTACTCCCATTAATGATTTGTCTGAGTTTGCCTATGATTTGGCCTTATTTCTTAAGGCACTCCAAAGCATCAATTCAATGGGTGGACCTATTGCCGGTCCCCAGAGTTTTTATCGCGGCGGTGATTTAGCAGTCTATGATTCAGAGACACGAAAAGCCATCGAAGATTTGAAAGACACTATAGATTTCCGTGCTGCAACAGAAATTTGGGAAAAAGCATTATCCACTTCTTGGCAGAATCCACCCCTTTGGGTACATGGTGATATCAGTGTTGGCAATTTGTTACTTTCTCAAGGAAAATTAAGTGCAGTTATCGATTTTGGCCAACTCGCCATCGGCGATCCTGCTTGCGATCTTGCTATTGCCTGGACATTATTTGAAGGAAAAAGTCGGAGAATTTTCTTAGAAACTCTGGAACTTGATCCAGACACTTGGGCACGAGGACGTACTTGGGCTTTATGGAAAGCAATGATGTATCTTGTTAACCAACAAACCGAGATGAATTTTGAAGCAAAAAGAGCATTGCGCACGATTCATGAGTTGGTCGAAGATCATAGGCAATGA
- a CDS encoding aminoglycoside phosphotransferase family protein: MKTSYIEWALSALNDSGYLLETTKPEIILATAWSEVCRFQTNLGLVYLKKVPPALSLEVIVIQLLQKRFNAPVPQIIAHNQELHCFLMQDAGIPLHEVFKQEFKPNLLIDTMHHYTMLQINSANKINLFLDLGVPDWRLPQLPRLYHQLMNEEELLMGDGLTKEEIKQLKNLESTVQIFCDQLVSFKVPDTFGHADFHDKNILINPNTHQTTLIDLGEVVITHPFFSFVNCLYRATEHLKLPSSQYRKLQEDCFKNWLSIESSAHLFEIIAIIEQCWAIHAVLGEYRLIKSIDPIASMRLGRQGRFAGKLRGWIEQFLN; encoded by the coding sequence ATGAAGACTTCTTACATAGAATGGGCTCTTAGTGCCTTAAACGATTCAGGGTATCTACTTGAAACCACGAAACCAGAAATAATTCTCGCCACAGCTTGGTCAGAAGTGTGTCGTTTTCAAACAAATCTTGGGTTGGTCTATTTGAAGAAAGTGCCTCCTGCATTGTCATTAGAAGTCATTGTCATTCAGCTATTGCAGAAACGATTCAATGCTCCTGTTCCGCAAATCATAGCTCATAATCAGGAACTTCACTGTTTTTTAATGCAAGATGCTGGCATTCCTTTGCATGAGGTCTTTAAACAGGAATTTAAACCCAATCTTTTAATTGATACGATGCATCATTACACCATGCTTCAAATAAATTCCGCAAATAAAATAAACCTGTTTCTTGATTTAGGCGTTCCCGATTGGCGTCTACCACAATTGCCCAGACTTTATCACCAATTAATGAATGAAGAGGAGTTATTGATGGGAGATGGATTAACTAAAGAGGAAATAAAACAATTAAAAAATTTAGAGAGTACAGTACAAATCTTTTGTGACCAATTAGTCAGTTTTAAGGTGCCTGATACATTTGGTCATGCCGATTTTCACGATAAAAATATTTTAATAAATCCAAATACTCATCAAACCACGCTGATTGATTTAGGGGAAGTTGTCATTACTCATCCATTTTTCTCATTCGTTAATTGCTTGTATCGGGCCACAGAACATTTAAAACTACCAAGCAGTCAATATAGGAAATTACAGGAAGATTGTTTTAAAAACTGGCTCTCAATAGAGTCATCGGCACATTTGTTTGAGATCATTGCAATTATTGAACAATGTTGGGCTATTCATGCGGTGTTGGGCGAATATCGCTTAATTAAAAGCATCGACCCAATCGCATCAATGAGGCTAGGTCGACAAGGTCGATTTGCTGGAAAATTAAGAGGTTGGATAGAGCAATTCCTTAATTGA
- a CDS encoding DNA adenine methylase, translating to MSSNSIQLNQNHGGPLHYLGNRYLTLPDLTGHMSPDTSWLTEHFSVLLANSKGQKYKKAIEPFAGSASWSLAAMEIDLAEEYIINDSNKILINTLLLIKDNPALVKTSYTALIEKYDASLSKKDFFLEVIGNYNQTTDEEKALLLPFIINHSWGGILFYDKELNIIYREGELFEGKNANRFLEHANLSLEMFLSEIDRVSNLLNANQVSFRSGDFMDVISIATPGDFVALNPPYPENEHSTLEKAGMYIELYSPEKLHQNLVQIIQHLESQGIHYYMTYGFYNPKFRNYVLANENQRPINYFRVLGYEHCAFGIGLDQMYFTSQFSIPKGINIFKAEGVLGAQDITPEEALKQFKLLSKKCFAVIYRAFIKPELEMEYQKAWHQVASYFVQYRGALGSCLHKTNDGMWLAYSRWPDKATRDASWPGDNAPSEMLPNEIRKAVITIQECIDQTQKLPEITMEVVNDLLYSN from the coding sequence ATGAGCTCAAATTCTATTCAATTAAATCAAAATCATGGAGGACCGCTCCATTATCTCGGAAATAGGTACCTTACTCTTCCCGATTTAACAGGGCATATGTCCCCTGACACTAGCTGGTTGACTGAACATTTCTCTGTATTATTGGCAAATAGTAAGGGCCAAAAATACAAGAAAGCCATTGAGCCTTTTGCAGGTTCTGCTTCTTGGAGTCTGGCTGCAATGGAGATTGACCTTGCAGAAGAATATATTATCAATGACAGCAATAAAATTTTGATTAATACACTTCTTTTAATTAAAGATAACCCTGCTCTTGTCAAAACTTCTTATACTGCCTTAATAGAAAAATATGATGCCTCCCTATCGAAGAAAGATTTTTTCCTTGAAGTGATTGGGAATTACAACCAAACAACTGATGAAGAAAAAGCGTTACTGCTCCCTTTCATCATTAATCATTCATGGGGCGGAATCCTTTTTTATGATAAGGAATTGAATATTATCTATCGCGAAGGTGAACTCTTTGAAGGAAAAAATGCTAATCGATTTCTTGAGCATGCGAATTTGTCCCTAGAAATGTTCTTGAGTGAGATTGACCGAGTATCTAACCTTCTTAATGCGAATCAAGTTTCATTCAGAAGTGGTGATTTTATGGACGTGATTTCGATTGCGACACCTGGTGATTTTGTGGCACTGAATCCTCCTTATCCAGAGAATGAACATTCGACGCTTGAAAAAGCTGGGATGTATATTGAACTTTATTCGCCTGAAAAACTGCACCAGAATTTGGTGCAAATCATTCAACATCTTGAAAGCCAAGGTATTCATTACTACATGACTTATGGATTTTATAATCCAAAATTCAGAAACTATGTCTTAGCTAATGAAAACCAGCGACCAATTAATTACTTTCGTGTCCTAGGCTATGAGCATTGTGCTTTTGGAATAGGTCTTGATCAGATGTATTTTACGTCCCAATTTTCAATTCCCAAAGGTATAAACATATTCAAAGCGGAGGGAGTTTTGGGTGCCCAGGATATAACGCCTGAAGAAGCACTCAAACAATTTAAGTTGCTTTCAAAAAAATGTTTTGCTGTTATTTACCGAGCTTTTATTAAGCCTGAGCTTGAGATGGAGTATCAAAAGGCCTGGCATCAGGTCGCTTCCTATTTTGTGCAATATCGCGGCGCATTAGGTTCTTGCCTGCATAAAACTAACGATGGTATGTGGCTTGCCTATTCTCGTTGGCCTGATAAAGCGACTCGAGATGCTTCTTGGCCAGGCGACAATGCCCCATCTGAGATGTTACCCAATGAAATTAGAAAAGCGGTTATAACCATTCAAGAATGTATTGATCAAACGCAAAAACTACCCGAAATTACTATGGAAGTTGTCAATGATTTATTGTATTCAAACTAA
- a CDS encoding GNAT family N-acetyltransferase, translating to MNQAQINYQLELVIDAKLLEQQDKIIRDGIVNFNAPFTGTKPERYSIYVKDNEGIIIGGAIVYAHKSSIYVDVLWVKEEYRGLGIGAELLHSVEAEAITRGIPASTLDTFSFQAERFYLKQGYQHLGTIKNYLEGHDRIYFRKQL from the coding sequence ATGAATCAAGCGCAAATAAATTACCAACTAGAGCTTGTTATAGACGCTAAGCTACTAGAGCAGCAAGATAAAATTATTCGTGATGGGATAGTAAATTTTAATGCTCCTTTTACAGGAACCAAACCAGAGCGTTACTCAATCTATGTGAAAGATAACGAGGGTATTATTATTGGCGGAGCTATTGTGTACGCTCATAAAAGCTCAATATATGTTGATGTCCTCTGGGTTAAGGAGGAATACCGTGGTCTTGGTATCGGTGCTGAACTATTGCACAGCGTTGAAGCCGAAGCAATTACACGAGGAATTCCAGCATCAACATTAGATACTTTTTCTTTTCAGGCAGAAAGATTTTATTTAAAACAAGGCTATCAGCATTTAGGCACAATTAAAAATTATTTAGAAGGGCATGATCGGATCTATTTTAGGAAGCAATTGTAG
- a CDS encoding SDR family oxidoreductase, producing MTNINNNKAALVTGASHGIGLELAKILLGDGWVVYGTGRDVSSLEDTKALYPRFVPIQSDFTRNSDIEQVAKIINDSGIPLHLLVQNAGMKSPPRPLTEYDCDSIDEVFQVNLLAPMKLTALLAAQMPEKSRILFVTSRAATLKLKESSTYCASKAGLDEVTAIVRKELAEKNIGVSCIIPGEVDTRIQKILRETTSFHLHKMFDEAYQSGQLISPETCAEFLKWFLCDLSFDEFKQSNMPVSIYEEWHHPFWLKDRNQLPPFPF from the coding sequence ATGACGAACATCAACAATAATAAAGCTGCATTAGTGACCGGAGCCAGCCATGGAATTGGTCTTGAACTTGCTAAAATTCTTTTAGGTGACGGCTGGGTTGTCTATGGAACAGGGCGGGATGTAAGCAGCTTGGAGGATACTAAAGCGCTATATCCTCGTTTTGTTCCCATTCAATCGGATTTTACTCGCAATAGTGATATCGAACAGGTTGCTAAAATTATTAATGATTCTGGAATACCGCTTCATCTTTTAGTTCAAAATGCAGGAATGAAAAGTCCTCCACGTCCGTTGACCGAATACGATTGTGACAGTATTGACGAAGTTTTTCAGGTTAATTTATTAGCTCCAATGAAACTTACAGCACTACTTGCCGCGCAGATGCCTGAGAAGTCTCGGATTTTATTTGTTACATCAAGAGCAGCTACTCTGAAACTTAAAGAAAGTTCAACATACTGTGCCAGCAAAGCGGGTTTGGATGAAGTAACTGCTATTGTGAGAAAAGAGCTAGCAGAGAAAAATATTGGTGTGTCTTGTATTATTCCAGGGGAAGTGGATACAAGAATTCAAAAAATTTTAAGAGAAACAACTTCATTTCATTTACATAAAATGTTTGATGAGGCCTATCAGTCGGGTCAATTAATAAGTCCAGAGACTTGCGCGGAATTCCTTAAATGGTTTCTTTGCGACTTATCTTTTGATGAATTTAAGCAAAGCAATATGCCAGTTTCCATCTATGAAGAGTGGCATCATCCATTTTGGCTTAAAGATAGGAATCAGTTACCTCCTTTTCCTTTCTAA